The genomic region AGCACTCTGCCCGGGAGAAGCCCACTGACTGTGATCTTTTCTCCGAAGAGAGAGTTCTTGAGAGCGCGAACCTTGAACTCCAGACCCTCAAGCTCCGAGAGTGTCTTCTCCAGAAACTCTCGGAAGACCCTCTCCCCCAGGATGCCGGTCAGAATCGTAATGCGCTGGGGTTTCTCAAGCGGAGACCAGGAGGAGGCTTCGCTTCGGACTGCTTCAATGAAGTCACGGCTCATACCAATGCCGTTGTCAGAGAGAGGGAAGTCCTCGTACTCCTCCATCATCGGAAGGTCTCTTTCAGAAAGAAGATAGAACTCATCAGCCAGAAAGACAAAACGGGTTCCTGTTTCACGCAAAGACTGCTTCTGGAAGTTTTCCACCTGATCGATCACAAGGCCGGCAGCTTGCGGAGTACAGGCTTGCAGTGATGGGAGAGAGGAACGGAAGTCTGTAAGCCCGACGGGAACCACTCCCAGAGAAGCCACTCCCGGGGAAAGGCGGGCGAGATCTTCCATACTCCTCTTCAGTTCCTCTCCATCATTCCACCCGGGAAGGAGAACGATCTGCGTATGAACTGTAATGCCCTCGTCACAGAGCCTTTGAATAGTGCTGAGGATGTCCCGACTCTTCTTCAAGCCAAGAAGCCGGTTTCGAAGTTCCATGTTCGTAGCGTGTACAGATACGTACACAGGGCTCAGTTGCTGCCGGGTAATGCGGAGAAGTTCCTTCTCGCGGGCCAAGGCCAGAGTCACATAGTTGCCGAACATGAAACCGAGACGATAGTCCTCGTCCATGAAGTAGAGATCTTCACGGAGACCGGGAGGCATCTGGTGAATGAAACAGAAGACACAGTCATTGCCGCAGGTCTTGAACTGCATGGGTTCGAATTCGAGATTGCTCGGGTCCAGAAGATGAGACTCCAAGGAAATCGTTCTGGTTTCTCCTGAACTGGAAGCAATCATCACCTGAGGAGACAGGCTGAGAACACTGTAGAAGTGGAAATCCAGCACATCTTCGACAGCATTCCCGTCGATCTCGAGAATCTCCTCTCCCGCCTCAATTAGCGGAATCAGATCGCCAGCAACTCTGGCGACTTTCAGTCCGGATCTCTTCTTGGGGCTCTGACTCATGAGCTCAGGATAGACGGGCCGGCTCCCGATGTAAAGGGCATGAAGAACCCCCCACAGAATGCGGGGGGTTCTTCTTCAGAAATTTACTTCACGAGTGTGATCTTGCGGGACTCGGAGTGCTGCTCCGTTTCCAGACGAATGAAATAGACTCCGGCGGAGCAAGTTTCCCCGTCTTCTGCGCGACCATCCCAGGAGGCCTGATGGCGTCCGGCGGGAAGCAGCCCACTCTCAAGAACCTTCAACTGTCGCCCGGTGATGTCAAAGACGGAAAGGCGGACATAGCCGCTCTCAGACAGTTCAAAGGGCACTTCCGTTCGGGGATTGAAGGGATTGGGAAAGTTGGCAAGAAGCGCCGTTCTTGCAGGCGCAGAATCGTCGCTGGAAGTCATGTCGTCTGCACCGACTCCCCAGATCTCAACATCGTCGATGTTCCAGCCACAGTACTGCCAGCTTCCATCCGTGGTTCCCATGGTCCAGCGGAGAAAGACTGTTGCCTCGCCGTCAGCAATCGCGGAGAGATCATACTCTTTCTGAGACCAGTTGGAATCGGCTACTTCCGCCGAGTTTTCCCAAACCGTGGTCCAGGAACTTCCATTCGTACTGACTCGAAGATAGGCGTGGTCGTAAGATGATTGCTCCACACCCAGCCATCGCCAGAACTTCACAGAAACCGCAGAGAGGTTTGAGCAGTCGATGGCTCCCGTTGTCAGATGACGCTCCGGAAGGTTGTTCCCATAGTCGCCTGACAGATTGTAGCCATAGACTTTACTGCCCGTATGCCCTGAAGTGGGATCTGCATTGCCGTACTGACCCCCGCCACCAGTCGGTTGTCCCCAGGCCCAGTCGCCTGTAGTAGACCAACCGGGATTGGAGTTCAGGTCCCAGTCATAGACCAGGGAAGGAACGCCCACCTGAAGGTTCACTGAGCGGCTGGTATCCCCTTCATGGGTGCTTGTGTTTGTGAAGTAGACGAGATCCTCGTAGCCTCCGGATGGTAGCGAATTGGCAGAGGAGTTGATGGACACGGTGATGTTCGCAGAGTTCCCGGGCGAGAGATAGGAGCCGGAGGAACTGAGAGAAACCCAGGCCGCCGAGTGAGTGACACTGAAACTGAAGCCGCTTTCTCCCTGATTGGTGACCGTATAGGTCTTCGAAGAAGGACTGAAGGGGCCTCCGGAATCTCCGGAAGAACTGAAAGCGTCACTCGGGCTGACGGCCATGCCCGATGCTCCGGGAACCAGTGTGTTGACGCTGCTCTGACCCGTTCCCGCAGCATCCAGCCAGTTGCTCAGACGACTGGACGAGGAGCCTCCTCCTGTCCAGGAGCGGGAAAAACGCCCGTACCAGTCTGAAGTATCGTTGCCGCATGCAGCGTAGCCACCATGAAGCTGTCCAACGACCCGATGGTTTTGGTCATAGAGAGGAGATCCCGAGGATCCCGGCTCCGTGGTGCCATCATCCCAGTCAATGACCCGAATATGGCTTCCATCCCCGGGCTGGGAATTGCTCAGATAGCTCGTAGTCG from Candidatus Krumholzibacteriia bacterium harbors:
- a CDS encoding DUF512 domain-containing protein — translated: MSQSPKKRSGLKVARVAGDLIPLIEAGEEILEIDGNAVEDVLDFHFYSVLSLSPQVMIASSSGETRTISLESHLLDPSNLEFEPMQFKTCGNDCVFCFIHQMPPGLREDLYFMDEDYRLGFMFGNYVTLALAREKELLRITRQQLSPVYVSVHATNMELRNRLLGLKKSRDILSTIQRLCDEGITVHTQIVLLPGWNDGEELKRSMEDLARLSPGVASLGVVPVGLTDFRSSLPSLQACTPQAAGLVIDQVENFQKQSLRETGTRFVFLADEFYLLSERDLPMMEEYEDFPLSDNGIGMSRDFIEAVRSEASSWSPLEKPQRITILTGILGERVFREFLEKTLSELEGLEFKVRALKNSLFGEKITVSGLLPGRVLLKAAIEEAPHCDLLLLPPNCLNASDLFLDDLSLSGFRDKVPVAVAIPEEGLLSPLLDH
- a CDS encoding trypsin-like peptidase domain-containing protein, giving the protein MSGIRRVLPILLLCLPLFAQAIPFDPFSTEALPLDPATAGAMICPALDLDALALEDQLREEEGLAPRFAVAHPVTLSPGIQGDWENYGESHQVWRVRIYSPDALSLNFGFSRYNMVSDARMLIYSADGSEKIDYAFTEIDNDEHGELWTPVILSNDVVVEVTVPVKALDECNIELTSVNRGYRGFGELLGDRSGYCNNDVVCPEGDPWRDEIASVGVISTGGTLFCTGFMVNNTSEDQTPYFMTAKHCGISGGNASSLVVYWNFQSPSCGQQGGGSLNQWQSGSWYRAGYSTSDFTLVELDDAPNPDHEVSYSGWDNSTANPSSAVAIHHPSTDEKSISFEYDACTTTSYLSNSQPGDGSHIRVIDWDDGTTEPGSSGSPLYDQNHRVVGQLHGGYAACGNDTSDWYGRFSRSWTGGGSSSSRLSNWLDAAGTGQSSVNTLVPGASGMAVSPSDAFSSSGDSGGPFSPSSKTYTVTNQGESGFSFSVTHSAAWVSLSSSGSYLSPGNSANITVSINSSANSLPSGGYEDLVYFTNTSTHEGDTSRSVNLQVGVPSLVYDWDLNSNPGWSTTGDWAWGQPTGGGGQYGNADPTSGHTGSKVYGYNLSGDYGNNLPERHLTTGAIDCSNLSAVSVKFWRWLGVEQSSYDHAYLRVSTNGSSWTTVWENSAEVADSNWSQKEYDLSAIADGEATVFLRWTMGTTDGSWQYCGWNIDDVEIWGVGADDMTSSDDSAPARTALLANFPNPFNPRTEVPFELSESGYVRLSVFDITGRQLKVLESGLLPAGRHQASWDGRAEDGETCSAGVYFIRLETEQHSESRKITLVK